Genomic window (Xylanimonas protaetiae):
GGACGAGGGCGGCGGTCATCGCAGGTGCCTCCCGGTCAGGTCGAGGAACACGTCCTCGAGCGTCCGGCGGCCGGTGGCCACCTGGGCGTCGGTGACGCCCTGCGCGGCGAGCCAGGCGGTCAGCGCGGCGACGTCGACGCCGGGTGGGGCGGTGAACCGCACGGTCGCCTGGGTGCCGGCGTCGGGCGCCGCGGCGAGCAGCTCGCCCACCGCGCCCGAGGCGATGACCCTGCCGTGGTCGACGACGTGGACGACGTCGGCGAGCGCCTCGGCCTCGTCCATGAGGTGCGTCGTGAGGACGACGGCGACGCCGTCGGACCGCAGCTCGGCGACGAGGTCCCACACGGCGTGGCGGGACTGCGGGTCCATGCCGGCGCTGGGCTCGTCGAGGAAGACGAGCTCGGGGCGTCCGACGACGGCGCAGGCGAGCGCGAGGCGCTGCCGTTGCCCGCCGGACAGGCGGCGCACGGAGGTGCGCGCGAAGCTCGCGAGACCCAGCCGGTCGACGAGCTCGCCGACGTCGCGGGGGGAGGCGTACATCGCGGCGACGTGCCGCAGCACCTCCAGGGCGCGGGCGCCGGAGGGCAGGCCGCCGTCCTGGAGCATCACCCCGACGCGCGGGCGCAGCGCGGCGGCGTCGGAACGGGGGTCGCGTCCCAGCACGTGGACGGTCCCGGCGTCAGGAAGACGGAGACCCTCGCAACACTCGATGGTCGTGGTCTTGCCCGCGCCGTTGGGGCCGAGGACGGCGGTGACCTCGCCGCGGCGGGCGGTCAGCGAGAGCCCGTCGACGACGGCGCGGCCGCCGTACCTCTTGACCAGCCCGTTCACGACCAGGGCGGCCTCGCCCCGCGTGGCGGTGGCGTCCGCGGGCGCGTCGAGGCGCGTCGGGGTGCTCGCGGCGGGGGTGGTCACGCCGGGATCGTACGCGCCGGACCTGGCCGACCGGCCCGAGGTGAGGTAACCCTTGCTTGACATCCGGGATTACGCAACAGGTATGTTCCCTATATCGCACGGCGCGCTCGGCATCACGCCGACCCGTGCGAGCCACCGGCACGACCACTAAGGGGAGGGGACGACTGTGACCACGCACGACGCCGCCCCGGTGCAGGGCGTGGACGAGTCCGCCGAGTCCACGCGCCGCCGCGTGCTGGAGCTCGTCGCGAGCGACGGCCCCGTCACGGCCGCCGAGCTCGCCGCCCGCCTGGGCCTCACGTCGGCCGGCGTCCGTCGCCACCTCGCGCAGCTCGAGGAGGAGGCCATGATCGCCGTGCACGCGACCCCCGGCCTCGCCCCCGTGAAGCGCGGGCGCCCCGCCCGCGCGTACGTCGTCGCCTCCGGCGGTCAGGCGGAGCTGCACGACGCGTACTCCGACATCGCCGTCCAGGCGCTGCGGCACCTGCGCGCCGCCGGCGGCGACGCCGCCGTCGCGGGCTTCGCCACGCAGCGGTACGACGACGTCGTGGAGCGGCTCTCGCCGCTCCTGACGGCGACGGACCCGGCCGAGCGTGCCGTGCAGCTCGCTGCGGCGCTCTCGGACGAGGGCTACGCGGCGTCGGTCCGGCCCGTGGCGGCCGCCACGTTGGTGCCGATCGCCCAGCTGTGCCAGGGTCACTGCCCGGTCCAGCACGTCGCCGAGGAGTTTCCCGAGCTGTGCGAGGCGGAAGCCCGCGCGTTCTCGGAGCTGCTCGGCACGCACGTCCAGCGTCTGGCCACGATCGCGGGCGGCGCGCACGCCTGTGTCACGAACCTCCCCCTGGGCACTGCCCTCCTGGGCGCAGCCCAGACCAGTGCCTCGGAGCAGATCCCGGAAGGAACACGATGACTGCACCTACGGAGCAGCGCACCGACGACGAGATCATCGCGTCGATCGGCTCGTACGAGTACGGCTGGCACGACTCCGACGCCGCGGGCGCCAGCGCGCAGCGCGGCCTGTCGGAGGCCGTCGTGCGCAACATCTCGGCGCTCAAGAACGAGCCCGAGTGGATGCTCAACCAGCGCCTCAAGGCGCTGCGCCTGTTCGGCAAGAAGCCCATGCCCTCCTGGGGTGCGGACCTGTCGGGCATCGACTTCGACAACATCAAGTACTTCGTGCGGTCCACCGAGAAGCAGGCCTCCTCGTGGGAGGAGCTGCCCGACGACATCAAGGCGACCTACGACCGCCTGGGCATCCCCGAGGCGGAGAAGCAGCGCCTCGTCGCCGGCGTCGCCGCGCAGTACGAGTCCGAGGTCGTCTACCACCAGATCCGCGAGGACCTGGAGGCGCAGGGCGTCATCTTCGTCGACACCGACACGGGCCTGCGCGACTACCCGGAGCTCTTCCAGGAGTACTTCGGCACCGTGATCCCCTCCGGCGACAACAAGTTCGCCGCGCTGAACTCGGCCGTGTGGTCCGGCGGGTCGTTCGTCTACGTGCCGAAGGGCGTGCACGTCGAGATCCCGCTGCAGGCCTACTTCCGCATCAACACGGAGAACATGGGCCAGTTCGAGCGGACGCTGATCATCGCGGACGAGGGCTCGTACGTGCACTACGTCGAGGGCTGCACCGCGCCGATCTACTCCAGCGACTCGCTGCACTCGGCCGTCGTCGAGATCATCGTCAAGAAGAACGCCCGCGTGCGGTACACGACCATCCAGAACTGGTCGAACAACGTGTACAACCTCGTGACCAAGCGGGCCACGGCCGCCGAGGGCGCCACCATGGAGTGGGTCGACGGCAACATCGGCTCCAAGGTGACGATGAAGTACCCGGCGATCTACCTGCTCGGCGAGCACGCCAAGGGCGAGACGCTGTCGATCGCGTTCGCCGGCGAGGGCCAGCACCAGGACGCCGGCTCGA
Coding sequences:
- a CDS encoding ABC transporter ATP-binding protein encodes the protein MTTPAASTPTRLDAPADATATRGEAALVVNGLVKRYGGRAVVDGLSLTARRGEVTAVLGPNGAGKTTTIECCEGLRLPDAGTVHVLGRDPRSDAAALRPRVGVMLQDGGLPSGARALEVLRHVAAMYASPRDVGELVDRLGLASFARTSVRRLSGGQRQRLALACAVVGRPELVFLDEPSAGMDPQSRHAVWDLVAELRSDGVAVVLTTHLMDEAEALADVVHVVDHGRVIASGAVGELLAAAPDAGTQATVRFTAPPGVDVAALTAWLAAQGVTDAQVATGRRTLEDVFLDLTGRHLR
- a CDS encoding helix-turn-helix transcriptional regulator, translated to MTTHDAAPVQGVDESAESTRRRVLELVASDGPVTAAELAARLGLTSAGVRRHLAQLEEEAMIAVHATPGLAPVKRGRPARAYVVASGGQAELHDAYSDIAVQALRHLRAAGGDAAVAGFATQRYDDVVERLSPLLTATDPAERAVQLAAALSDEGYAASVRPVAAATLVPIAQLCQGHCPVQHVAEEFPELCEAEARAFSELLGTHVQRLATIAGGAHACVTNLPLGTALLGAAQTSASEQIPEGTR
- the sufB gene encoding Fe-S cluster assembly protein SufB; this translates as MTAPTEQRTDDEIIASIGSYEYGWHDSDAAGASAQRGLSEAVVRNISALKNEPEWMLNQRLKALRLFGKKPMPSWGADLSGIDFDNIKYFVRSTEKQASSWEELPDDIKATYDRLGIPEAEKQRLVAGVAAQYESEVVYHQIREDLEAQGVIFVDTDTGLRDYPELFQEYFGTVIPSGDNKFAALNSAVWSGGSFVYVPKGVHVEIPLQAYFRINTENMGQFERTLIIADEGSYVHYVEGCTAPIYSSDSLHSAVVEIIVKKNARVRYTTIQNWSNNVYNLVTKRATAAEGATMEWVDGNIGSKVTMKYPAIYLLGEHAKGETLSIAFAGEGQHQDAGSKMVHAAPNTSSSIISKSVARGGGRTSYRGLVQILEGASHSASNVLCDALLVDQISRSDTYPYVDVREDDVSMGHEATVSRVSEDQLFYLMSRGMPETEAMAMIVRGFVEPIARELPMEYALELNRLIELQMEGSVG